The proteins below are encoded in one region of Vespa velutina chromosome 11, iVesVel2.1, whole genome shotgun sequence:
- the LOC124953052 gene encoding mediator of RNA polymerase II transcription subunit 13 isoform X2, whose product MTHPSHQTNGASLEDCHTNFFALTDLCGIKWRKLVWGEVAGGFGGTPLEDPVLSSFSRCLAGDILCVWRRVAATPAASAGGPATASGPGPGIFELGIAPSPAPPPLSLTAAKELWIFWYGEEPDLSGLVSPELIACESEQGSWESGLSYECRSLLFKALHNLIERCLLSRDFVRLGKWFVQPYDGFEKHRCSSSHLSFSFAFFVHGESTVCASVDVRQHPAVRHLTRACLQRTQTSQSGVKVILAPYGLAGTLTGQVGRMDSQLLEEWKHFYPINSNNTETGLPPLVEVLVGGVRMRYPSCYVLVTDMDDTPSGAPLSPPNSPISCENTFATEQDFGAATELPERVWAECTLSSPISASKTESSTELGTWTFVEPMQKASCTCSKYTNPGGWKGLASSQVQRERVDKGGRRVVPFHRRSTTQWDACPSVPASAPRSVLSRVEAPSTPPEGPPSYSRGPPTGGDCLPVPSVGSPGSPAPSPLPTPHSEPASVPPAEPTMPTLSPQPPPSHTNTAPPLTPSQGPKSASSACNNQAHSPLPGQTLKRPILASREYEGALLEDEQPLSWLYDYSTQEAWLNHPVKRFKGPTSGPTNVRSNTLYPPMNLQALQPQAPKLEIKQEPNVTTSDCIGRRSDPYEFDAMGEENNTNVDGLRRQRDDPPKPGSLFTSEGLQASYKDLEQIFDNSDPDTSSDETNLNQLQVQTPPGSNKSGGMHEETRIDGTNKHNNRGVGVLRPEELSKMFPTPPSLEHNPVASPCQLNDPLTDQTDLSVPQRPLRHLPDIYPNMGSPQEEPIDDWSYVFKPAPICKMVGSSKYAPLTNLPSQSLPPVTLPSHCVYRPSWQCSSTSINSEKPLPPSRPGSVQQQPCPPSPAPLGAPYRTTTLPGRPPPPPYDQPSPATSTTSSYLNKNLNSIEADTPGPTRAPESNSLVVNILLGDTALNIFRDHNFDSCSLCVCNAGPKVVGNIKGADAGVYLTNSWGNGSALIQDDDQIRCSCGFSAVVNRRLAHKAGLFYEDEMEITGIAEDPAEKKKGSLAALACAGGKSPEGLDIIPPNVLELLREQCLLVQSSASSLYRAARIYASMKSYPMLAPTVNTLEFNDGNEVSLAALDQGKIDSTHSERTNRVNGIHRWVFLRARGPQCSGDIVRMMRALQPLLQDAVQKKCTTRMWEAPYTVAGPLTWRQFHRLAGRGTDDRCEPQPIPALVVGYDRDWLSLSPYALGYWEKLLLEPYAGPRDIAYVVVAPDSDCVVNKVKSFFRELSTTYEICRLGRHTPISKVLRDGILRVGKSAAQKLAKQPIDEWFKFLGENRIGELLRLYAQVCNHRLAPYLTQVIQDRSLLDPGDTQLPNKQQQQQQQQQQTTAPVTDTMPATPDVMTTKPESVESENPRSETPSNTSNPNPNIGNTTPTSQMSTGNSTTTIGPDEEEVEPPAVVVYLVEPFSLGGPEDSDRRRLAILALLRAYSAAVNSMPENIRSNINVQLISLESIMELGRARERRKIQDEMRALALNVFLQGRRLLNHNSTVKSLTGFGTAAAADLFLKSKDERNKAPYRLYAPAYVLAPLRAKSEAPESFGIAGPEECAVLYLSYCLSEDQSWLLAVATDDRGEIFETATINIDIPNRKRRKRASARRIGLQKLMDFILGVMSQGVQPWRLVVGRVGRIGHGELKGWSWLLSRKALLKASKHLKEICGQCSLLYPSAAPCVLSACLVSLEPDSTLRLMADQFTPDERFSQASVNCQLSTPQDVTCTHILVFPTSATTQSSQTAFQEQHINGPELGDDELFSALNDDMPEAMEGMGDFNDIFNVWPEAGAGGGQSPSGSPHRPEGSPLGGDGGGSGLGNHDGPGSPFQCSNTSRVAVAEQSEEVGTLLQQPLALGYLVSTAPTGRMPPWFWAACPHLEGVCPVFLKNALHLHSPSIQQNSDDLLQQQSALTAHPLDSQYTTDVLRYVLEGYNALSWLAMDANTKDRLSCLPVHVQALMQLYHAAAALV is encoded by the exons CCACCACTCTCTCTGACTGCAGCCAAGGAACTCTGGATCTTCTGGTACGGCGAGGAACCCGATCTTTCTGGTCTCGTCTCGCCAGAGCTCATCGCTTGCG AAAGTGAGCAAGGATCGTGGGAAAGTGGTTTGTCATACGAATGCCGGTCTCTTCTCTTTAAAGCTCTTCATAATTTGATCGAACGGTGCTTACTATCACGTGACTTTGTTCGATTAGGAAAGTGGTTTGTGCAACCATATGATGGCTTTGAAAAACATCGTTGTAGCAG CAGTCACTTGTCATTCTCGTTTGCATTTTTTGTGCATGGTGAAAGCACTGTATGTGCAAGCGTGGATGTTAGACAACATCCTGCAGTGCGACATCTTACTAGGGCATGTTTGCAGCGCACTCAAACATCTCAATCTGGTGTTAAGg TGATCTTGGCTCCTTATGGATTGGCAGGAACTTTAACAGGCCAAGTTGGACGTATGGATAGTCAACTTCTCGAAGAATGGAAACATTTCTATccaattaatagtaataacacgGAAACAGGACTGCCACCACTTGTAGAAGTTCTTGTTGGCGGTGTACGCATGCGTTATCCTTCCTGTTATGTATTAGTTACGGATATGGATGATACACCATCGGGAGCTCCACTGTCACCACCAAATAGTCCTATTAGTTGTGAAAATACTTTTGCAACTGAACAAGATTTTGGAGCTGCTACAGAATTACCAGAACGCGTATGGGCAGAATGTACTTTAAGCTCACCAATATCTGCTTCCAAGACCGAATCTTCCACAGAACTTGGAACTTGGACATTTGTTGAACCAATGCAAAAGGCTTCCTGTACTTGCTCAaa GTATACCAACCCCGGGGGTTGGAAGGGCCTGGCCTCCTCACAGGttcagagggagagagtagaTAAAGGTGGACGGAGGGTCGTACCGTTTCATCGACGCTCTACCACCCAGTGGGATGCTTGCCCCTCTGTCCCTGCTAGTGCCCCCAG gtcCGTACTGAGCAGAGTAGAAGCACCAAGTACACCACCAGAAGGACCACCATCTTATTCAAGAGGTCCACCTACTGGAGGAGATTGCCTACCAGTTCCATCAGTGGGATCACCAGGCTCGCCAGCACCATCTCCACTTCCAACCCCACATTCTGAGCCTGCATCAGTTCCACCAGCAGAACCAACGATGCCTACACTCAGCCCACAACCACCACCCAGTCACACAAACACTGCCCCTCCTTTAACTCCATCACAAGGTCCAAAATCGGCATCTTCTGCATGTAATAATCAGGCACATAGTCCTTTACCTGGGCAAACACTAAAACGACCAATCTTAGCCTCTAGAGAATATGAAGGTGCTCTTTTAGAAGATGAACAACCCTTGTCTTGGCTTTATGATTATTCAACACAAGAAGCTTGGCTCAACCATCCTGTCAAGCGTTTTAAAGGTCCAACGAGTGGTCCAACTAATGTTCGAAGTAACACTTTGTATCCACCAATGAATTTGCAAGCTTTACAACCTCAAGCACCAAAACTAGAAATCAAACAGGAACCAAACGTAACAACT AGTGATTGTATCGGAAGAAGATCGGATCCATATGAATTCGATGCAATGGGGGAAGAGAATAATACAAATGTCGATGGATTAAGGCGGCAAAGAGATGATCCACCTAAACCAGGATCTTTATTTACTAGCGAAGGTCTTCAAGCATCTTATAAGGATTTGGAACAGATTTTTGATAATTCTGATCCTGACACTTCAAGTGACGAGACT AACTTAAATCAGCTTCAAGTACAAACACCACCTGGTTCTAATAAATCGGGTGGTATGCACGAAGAGACAAGGATAGACGGTACAAATAAGCATAACAATCGTGGTGTAGGAGTATTACGACCAGAAGAACTGTCCAAAATGTTTCCAACACCACCGTCTTTGGAGCATAATCCAGTAGCTTCGCCATGTCAGTTAAACGATCCGCTTACGGACCAAACCGATCTCTCCGTTCCACAACGTCCACTCAGGCATCTCCCGGATATCTATCCTAATATGGGATCTCCGCAAGAGGAACCAATCGATGATTGGTCATACGTGTTCAAGCCAGCTCCCATCTGCAAGATGGTTGGTTCTTCCAAATATGCTCCACTTACAAATCTACCTAGCCAGTCCCTTCCACCCGTTACACTGCCATCGCACTGCGTGTACAGACCTTCCTGGCAGTGTAGTTCGACTTCCATCAATTCGGAAAAACCTCTTCCACCGTCTAGACCTGGATCCGTTCAACAACAACCTTGTCCACCAAGTCCAGCGCCATTAGGCGCTCCATATCGTACGACTACTCTTCCGGGTAggccaccgccaccaccataTGACCAACCGAGCCCAGCTACTTCCACAACAtcttcatatttaaataaaaatctaaacaGTATCGAGGCAGACACACCGGGGCCAACTCGTGCACCGGAATCTAATTCTCTTGTGGTGAACATACTGTTGGGTGATACAGCATTGAATATTTTCCGTGATCATAACTTCGATAGTTGCagtctatgtgtatgtaatgCAGGTCCGAAAGTTGTTGGTAATATAAAAGGTGCCGATGCAGGTGTTTATCTAACGAACTCTTGGGGAAATGGTAGTGCTCTGATTCAAGATGACGATCAAATTAGGTGCAGCTGTGGTTTTAGTGCTGTGGTAAATAGGCGACTAGCTCATAAAGCAGGATTATTTTATGAGGACGAGATGGAAATAACGGGAATTGCTGAGGATCcagcagaaaaaaagaaaggatcgcTTGCTGCACTTGCATGCGCTGGAGGTAAATCACCTGAAGGATTAGATATTATTCCTCCGAATGTCTTGGAATTACTTCGAGAGCAATGCTTGCTAGTACAGAGTTCTGCGAGCAGTCTTTACAGAGCGGCAAGAATTTACGCTAGCATGAAAAGTTATCCAATGCTCGCACCAACGGTGAATACTCTAGAATTTAATGATGGCAATGAGGTATCACTCGCAGCATTAGATCAGGGAAAGATCGATAGTACACATAGTGAAAGAACTAATCGTGTTAATGGCATACATCGTTGGGTCTTTCTCAGAGCTCGCGGTCCTCAGTGTAGCGGTGATATTGTGCGAATGATGAGAGCCCTACAGCCGCTTCTGCAAGATGCCGTACAGAAAAAGTGTACTACTAGAATGTGGGAAGCACCTTACACTGTTGCTGGACCTCTTACTTGGAGGCAATTTCATCGTTTGGCTGGACGTGGAACGGACGATCGATGTGAACCACAACCGATACCTGCACTGGTTGTAGGATATGATAGAGATtggttatcgttatcaccttATGCTCTTGGTTATTGGGAGAAACTATTGTTAGAACCTTACGCTGGCCCGAGGGATATTGCTTATGTTGTGGTTGCACCAGATAGCGATTGTGTAGTCAATAAAGTCAAGTCATTTTTCCGTGAGCTTTCAACAACTTACGAA ATCTGTCGATTAGGGAGACACACTCCCATTTCAAAGGTATTACGCGATGGGATTCTTCGTGTTGGTAAATCAGCAGCACAAAAATTAGCAAAACAACCGATTGACGAATGGTTTAAATTTCTCGGTGAAAATCGAATAGGAGAGTTATTGCGATTGTATGCTCAAGTATGTAATCATCGTCTGGCACCATATTTAACACAGGTTATACAAGATCGAAGTTTATTAGATCCTGGTGATACTCAATTACCAAAtaaacaacagcagcaacaacagcaacaacagcaaacCACTGCTCCTGTTACTGATACAATGCCAGCAACGCCTGACGTGATGACAACAAAGCCAGAATCTGTTG AAAGTGAAAACCCAAGAAGCGAGACTCCCTCAAATACATCAAATCCAAATCCAAATATCGGCAATACTACACCGACTTCGCAAATGTCTACTGGAAATTCCACAACGACAATAGGTCCTGACGAAGAGGAAGTTGAACCGCCGGCTGTTGTTGTTTATTTAGTTGAACCATTCTCTTTAGGAGGACCTGAAGATTCTGATCGCCGACGGCTTGCTATATTAGCCCTGTTACGAGCGTATTCTGCTGCAGTGAATAGCATGCCTGAAAATATTAGATCTAACATAAATGTTCAG TTAATATCACTGGAAAGTATAATGGAATTAGGTCgtgcaagagaaagaagaaagatacaaGATGAAATGAGAGCTTTGGCTTTAAATGTGTTTCTACAAGGACGTCGTTTGCTGAATCATAATTCCACGGTAAAGAGTCTTACTGGTTTTGGTACCGCAGCCGCCGCAGATCTATTCCTGAAAAGTAAAGAT GAACGGAACAAAGCACCGTACCGACTGTACGCACCAGCCTATGTATTGGCTCCTCTACGAGCAAAAAGCGAAGCGCCGGAATCATTTGGAATTGCTGGACCAGAGGAGTGTGCTGTATTGTATTTGAGTTATTGCCTCAGTGAAGATCAATCCTGGTTGTTGGCCGTAGCAACGGACGATCGAGGAGAGATCTTTGAAACTGCTAccattaatattgatataccTAAtaggaaacgaagaaaacgTGCCTCTGCCAGAAGAATTGGATTACAAAAACTTATGGACTTTATCCTTGGTGTGATGTCTCAAGGT GTGCAACCGTGGAGATTAGTTGTAGGTCGTGTTGGACGTATAGGACATGGAGAATTGAAAGGCTGGAGTTGGCTACTTTCTAGAAAAGCTCTTTTGAAAGCTTCGAaacatttgaaagaaatatgtgGACAGTGTAGTCTTTTATACCCATCAGCAGCGCCCTGTGTACTCAGCGCATGTTTAGTATCTCTAGAACCTGATTCTACTCTCAGATTGATGGCTGATCAATTTACACCCGATGAAAGATTTAGCCAAGCATCAGTAAACTGCCAATTATCCACACCACAAGATGTTACATGTACTCATATTCTTGTCTTTCCTACGTCGGCTACTACTCAG TCATCCCAGACTGCCTTTCAAGAACAACATATAAATGGACCAGAATTAGGAGatgatgaattattttctgCTTTGAATGATGATATGCCAGAAGCCATGGAAGGCATGGGagatttcaatgatattttcaatgtatgGCCTGAGGCAGGTGCAGGTGGTGGTCAAAGTCCTAGTGGAAGTCCTCATCGGCCTGAAGGATCCCCATTAGGAGGAGATGGTGGGGGTTCTGGATTAGGCAATCATGATGGGCCAGGTAGTCCGTTTCAATGCAGTAATACATCCaga gtAGCCGTTGCTGAACAATCAGAAGAAGTTGGTACACTTTTACAACAACCACTTGCTCTTGGTTATTTAGTATCTACTGCACCAACAGGACGAATGCCACCATGGTTTTGGGCAGCTTGTCCGCATCTTGAGGGAGTTTGTCCagtttttttgaaaaatgctTTACATCTTCACAGTCCCTCAATTCAGCAAAATAGTGACGACCTCTTACAACAACAAAGTGCACTCACTGCTCATCCACTTGATTCACAGTATACCACCGATGTACTCAG gTATGTTCTGGAGGGATATAACGCATTATCATGGCTCGCAATGGATGCAAATACCAAGGATCGATTATCTTGTTTACCGGTGCATGTACAGGCGCTCATGCAGCTCTACCACGCAGCGGCAGCTCTCGTCTGA